The DNA region CCGGAGAGCAGCGTGGCCGGCATCATGAACAGGAAGGTGCCGAGCAGCGCCTGCTGCATGGTGGCGGCCAGGGAGGAGATCATCAGGCCGATGCCCACGGCCGCGAAGATGAAGACCACGAGACCGGCGTACAGTGTGGCCAGGCTGCCGCGCAGGGGTATCTTGAACCAGAACACGGCGATGCAGAGGATGAACGAGGCCTCGATGATGCCGATGATGAATCCCGGCAGGGCCTTGCCCAGCAGTATCTCGGTGGGCGACATGGGCGTGACCAGGAGCTGGTCGAAGGTGCCGTGCTCGCGCTCCCGCGCCACGGACAGGGACGTGACCAGCAGCGTGACCAAAAGGGCGATGAGCCCGACCATGCCGGGGATGAAGAACCAGCGGCTCAGGAGGTTCTCGTTGAACCAGTGACGCACCACCAGCACGGAGGGTCCTGTGGCCAGGTCGCCTTCGGCGGCGTTCAACATCCTGATTCTGTTCTGATTGTATTTCTGCACCACCTCGGCAAAGTAGTTGGCCACGATGGAGGCGGTGTTGGAGTTGCGGCCGTCCAGGATGGCCTGCACCGAGGCCGGTTCGCCGGCCCGGAGCCTGCGGGCGAAGTCCTGGCGGATCATGACCACCAGTTTTACATCACGCGCATCGATGAGCCTGGCGATGTCGTCGTAGTCCTGGATATAGGTGGTGAGCTTGAAGTTTTTGGAGCCCTGCAGCCCGGAGAGGAGCTGGCGCGACTCCACGCTGTGGCTCAGGTCGTACACGGCGTAGGGAATCTGCCGCAGGTCAAAGGTGGCGGCGTAGCCGAAGATAATGGTCTGGATAATCGGCGGGAACATGACCACGGTGCGGGAGCGCGGGTCCTTGAGCAGGGCCAGGAACTCCTTGACCATGAGCGCGAGGATATGGCGGACTGCTTCCTGCATGGCGTTACTCCAGGCTCTTGCGCGTTTTCTTGAACGCCAGGAACAGGAAGAAGCAAGCCAGGCCGGCCATGGCCGCGGCGTTGGGCAGCAGCACGGACCAGACGTTTCCGGCCAGGAATATGGACTGCACGATGGCCACGAAATAGCGCGCCGGCACGATGTGGGAGATGGCGCGGATAACGAAGGGGGCGCTGGCCAGCTCGAAGATGAAGCCGGAGAGGAAGAAGGCCGGCAGGAACGCGGCGATGAGCGAGGTCTGGCCGGCCACGAACTGGTTCTTGGCCACGGCGGAGATGAACAGCCCTAGCCCCAGCATGGCGCACAGAAAGATGGAGGCGAGCAGGGCCAGCACAAGGAGCGAGCCGCGGAAAGGCACGTGGAACAGGAAGAAGGCCATGAGCAGGCAGACCACCATGCCCATCATGCCGAGGATGAAGTAGGGGACGAGCTTGCCGAGCACGATCTCCACCACGGACACCGGCGTGACCAGCAGCGACTCCATGGTGCCGCGCTCCCACTCGCGGGCCATGACCAGCGCCGTGAGCAGCGTGCCGATGAGCGTCATCACCAGCACCACCAGGCCCGGCACCAGGAAGTTCTGGCTGCGCACCTCGCTGTTGAACCAGTAGTGCGGCTGCACCTCCACCAGGGGCAGGGCCTGGTTATCGAGGGCTGCCTGCGACTGCACCCAGCGCTGCCACGCGCCGGTGACGTAGCCTTCGATCTGCCGGGCGCGGTTGCCGTCCACGGCGTTGACGATGAGCTGGATAGGGGCGATGCGTCCGGCGGCCAGCTCGCGCGAGAAGTCCGCGCGCACGCGTACGATGGCGTCCACATCGCGCTGGCGCAGGAGCTGCTCGGCCTGCTGGAAGTTGGTCAGAGGGATGGGGGCGAAGTAGTCGGATATGGTGAACCGCGCGGCCAGGTCCATGGCTGCCGGGCTAGGCTGCTCCAGCACCACGGCAATGGGGATCTGGCGCGGGTCCAGGCTGATGCCGTAGCCGAAAAGCAGCAGCAGGATAACGGGCAGCACCAGGGCGATGGCTATGGAGGAGGGATCGCGCACGATCTGGTACATCTCCTTGCGCACCAGGGCCCGGAGACGGCGCGGGGAAAGCAGGCCGGGACGCGCCATGCTACGCCGCCTCCTGCTTCTTGCGGTACTGCTCCACCAGGGCGATGAAGGCGCTTTCAATGCTCGACTCGCCGCCTGTGGCGTGCTCACGGATTTCGTCCGGCGTGCCCAGAGCCAGGAGCTCGCCGCTCATCATGATCAGCATTCGGTCGCAGTACTCGGCCTCTTCCATGAAGTGCGTGGTCACGATGATGGTCACGCCGGCGTCGGCCAGGGCGGAGATGCGCTGCCAGAACTCCCGCCGGGCCAGGGGATCGACGCCGGAGGTGGGTTCGTCCAGAAAGAGGATGTCCGGCTCGTGCATCAGGGCGCAGGCCAGGGCCAGGCGCTGCTTGTAGCCAAAGGGCAGCTCGCCGCTGTTGGAGGATGCCTCGGACTCGAGCTCCAGGCTTTCCAGCGCCCACTGCACCCGCGTCCGCTGCCGCTTGCCGTACAGGCCATAGGCCCGGCTGAAGAAATCCAGGTTCTCGCGCACGGAGAGCTGCCCGTACAACGAGAACTTCTGCGCCATGTAGCCCACGTTGCGGCGCGCCTTGGCTGCGGCCGTGCGCAGGTCCTCGCCGGCCACCTCCAGATGGCCGCCCGTGGGCGGCAGGAGGCCGCAGAGCATGCGGAAGGTGGTGGACTTGCCCGCGCCGTTGGGACCGAGCAGGCCGAAAATCTCCCCGCGCGATACCGTAAAGTCGAGGCCGCGCACGGCGTAGAAATCGCCGAACTTCCGCTCCAGGTCGTCGACCTCGATGATCGTCTCGCCGTTGGTCCTGGCCGGCTTGTCCGCTGATGCCTGCTGGTCGCCGTTGCCGTCGTCCTGCCCGTCGGAGTTTATGTCGAAGCCCTGGGCCGCGTGCTCGCGGCGGCTTTCCAGCAGGATCATAAAGCCGTCCTCGAATACGGGCTCTGCCTGGCGGAAGGCCAGTCCCTTGCACAACGCTTCCGGGTTGGTGTCCTTGGCCGTGACGATGTGCACAAAGCCTTCGCGCAGGGTGGCGTCCACCACGGCTTCTTTGCTGAACAGCCGGCTCTGCACGTGGCGGGGAAGCTCGTCGCCCGGGTCCACGTAGAAGACCCGGCCGGCAGCTGTCTTTACGAACTCCTCGGGCGCGCCCTGGCCCAGCAGCTCGCCGTCCAGCAGCACGAAGACGGTGTCACAGCGCTCGGCCTCGTCCAGATACGCCGTGGAGACGAGCACGGTGATCTCCTCCTCGCGCACCAGGCCATCCACGATGCGCCAGAGCTCGCGCCGGGAGAG from Oceanidesulfovibrio marinus includes:
- a CDS encoding ABC transporter permease, producing MQEAVRHILALMVKEFLALLKDPRSRTVVMFPPIIQTIIFGYAATFDLRQIPYAVYDLSHSVESRQLLSGLQGSKNFKLTTYIQDYDDIARLIDARDVKLVVMIRQDFARRLRAGEPASVQAILDGRNSNTASIVANYFAEVVQKYNQNRIRMLNAAEGDLATGPSVLVVRHWFNENLLSRWFFIPGMVGLIALLVTLLVTSLSVAREREHGTFDQLLVTPMSPTEILLGKALPGFIIGIIEASFILCIAVFWFKIPLRGSLATLYAGLVVFIFAAVGIGLMISSLAATMQQALLGTFLFMMPATLLSGFATPIENMTPFVQKLTIINPLRYIFVILRGVFIEGAPFALLANQIWPLAIIGLCNLLIAGYLFRHRIY
- a CDS encoding ABC transporter permease; translation: MARPGLLSPRRLRALVRKEMYQIVRDPSSIAIALVLPVILLLLFGYGISLDPRQIPIAVVLEQPSPAAMDLAARFTISDYFAPIPLTNFQQAEQLLRQRDVDAIVRVRADFSRELAAGRIAPIQLIVNAVDGNRARQIEGYVTGAWQRWVQSQAALDNQALPLVEVQPHYWFNSEVRSQNFLVPGLVVLVMTLIGTLLTALVMAREWERGTMESLLVTPVSVVEIVLGKLVPYFILGMMGMVVCLLMAFFLFHVPFRGSLLVLALLASIFLCAMLGLGLFISAVAKNQFVAGQTSLIAAFLPAFFLSGFIFELASAPFVIRAISHIVPARYFVAIVQSIFLAGNVWSVLLPNAAAMAGLACFFLFLAFKKTRKSLE
- a CDS encoding ATP-binding cassette domain-containing protein; the protein is MTSQAGSNAEPASALSVSGVTKRFMRGKREITALNNISLSLQPGSVNGLLGPDGAGKTTLLRMAAGLMTPAEGSITVLGMDSVKDARAIQAAIGYMPQRFGLYEDLSVQENMDLYADLQSVPKKERKKQYPRLLEMTGLGPFTARLAGRLSGGMKQKLGLACSLIKTPQLLLLDEPTVGVDPLSRRELWRIVDGLVREEEITVLVSTAYLDEAERCDTVFVLLDGELLGQGAPEEFVKTAAGRVFYVDPGDELPRHVQSRLFSKEAVVDATLREGFVHIVTAKDTNPEALCKGLAFRQAEPVFEDGFMILLESRREHAAQGFDINSDGQDDGNGDQQASADKPARTNGETIIEVDDLERKFGDFYAVRGLDFTVSRGEIFGLLGPNGAGKSTTFRMLCGLLPPTGGHLEVAGEDLRTAAAKARRNVGYMAQKFSLYGQLSVRENLDFFSRAYGLYGKRQRTRVQWALESLELESEASSNSGELPFGYKQRLALACALMHEPDILFLDEPTSGVDPLARREFWQRISALADAGVTIIVTTHFMEEAEYCDRMLIMMSGELLALGTPDEIREHATGGESSIESAFIALVEQYRKKQEAA